One stretch of Eupeodes corollae chromosome 2, idEupCoro1.1, whole genome shotgun sequence DNA includes these proteins:
- the LOC129948206 gene encoding arginine-glutamic acid dipeptide repeats protein isoform X1 produces MAASTQGEIRVGPGHQVNDVYAKLPDYNPISSFPVDKEIDERELEEPRWSPGIVADGDLIMFVRAARSMAAFQGMCDGGLEDGCLAASRDDTTINALDVLHDSGYDTGTALQALVKCPVSKGIDKKWTEDETKKFIKGLRQFGKNFFRIHKDLLPHKETPELVEFYYLWKKTPGANNNRPHRRRRQSSLRRNRVTRASNAPPTKKEDTPEPQVPIEPIPVAKEENSSLTEDEASECDSDSSLTNKRDESPSRMRTRNKPQQNNNKEQVANGKRPKRGGTETPEVTDTNSPKTPTKTENNNKRKQAKQDTPNKKKRSDTDGDITDDSKEKRKRSDSPVESMNSDSRPDSVLDEGENTNDTPEPPQLAIAPPKEVEEKVVEEKVIVPVAELQVKVEKELEQDEETNQQAPIVVQQPQQQQQQQLPPEKQCSDEIEKMPQPPEDQLNENDVSQEIPVQLPVLPPPEEMVNNGGYVPKEQEMLSKIANMKQETNLSLQPAAIGVPPIQPVLAPVVPPQPPMEFSAKEVYIKKEPLDDSSSMDATCNQNSNEPQDLKVKIEVKSEDAKPNVNISPAGMSVGLPPPSALNPQALVNEMPEHKYDTQQPPPPFDGHIKFSNPGGELKYPGDIEMKYNDQIKYNPAGEVVAKFPHEMKYPPPCEPMKYGQELPGKYELKYGMEHGGLPPKSFNEPIKIPDLKAYQQQQQHQPPPSQQENQQMKYPPLGGVDPNQQQQNPVAMPKPHYQADVHPLSRSPYDSSIMLKYGDPMGTKYGLGPPPGHQQPQDLKYPPPDGALKSAYHGENLIKSSPFGDHQGGVNKYPPSESPIDASSRSTPNQDSQGSNSNSQQSQQFHSPHPSPHMPSAVPAGMHPQNLVSQQHPGMPPNSLHHPTPTHPGMLSSLASQQQQLQHQHQLQQQQLQQQHQQQQQQQQQQQQQQQQQQQQQQQQQQQQQQQQQQQQHQQQQQQQQQQQQQQQQQQSQNSNSSNIPTSSSSSMLIPPSSAPNILMPPSSLQHMQPGGPSHLPPLHRPHQDIPPNLHHPGIPLSLQGHGGHGIPPPPQSHHPSSMQQQSPAGQQQGVRTPSPAQQRPMESQSNSNSQNNSSREQQMQQQPPHRTSPLPGLSNPQGMLGHPMPLHPHMHMQGHPVHHAAHMMGGPGMGGAGGPGAPLSLIGTAMSGLNDSGISRRTPPVGGIPSSVSSAPSVQTTTTVPSSAFSRASPSVQNSSGPSQGPPQMHLNSSSGSSSHRPSSPASSGGSISRQSPLHPVPQSPLGHHPSASALSAAAAAVAERDRHALLRQQSPHMTPPPVSSASALMASPLSKMYGPQGQRGLGTSPPPHLRPGASPPVIRHPQMPLPLPLIGPGAAMPQMGVHPGQAPYPHHLLHPSMFYSHHHNPFNSPYPYHPYGPGFPTAYMKPPPPAGPLDPAAVMAHHQGMPQQSTATRPEENPHSSAMDKQNMQNMQNMQHKIKPPTPKTPQGSNSGNSASSTPTGVGGPGGPVGPGSGGGGGGGGSGGGGGGGPPPQSQYPGSHPAYPPQQHPAFQENSPTLVKPTSHMDALRAHAHSASSSLGSHHSTEPLPIDIEPDPEPEIPSPTHNIPRGPSPEAKPDDTECHRSQSAIFVRHIDRGDYNSCTRTDLIFKPVADSKLARKREERDRKIAEKERERRQQQQQQQQQQQQQAQAAQQAAQQAKLKAELKPPYADTPALRQLSEYARPHVAFSPVEPMVAPYHHAMGPMYSRERELEDLKNAQAAAAASQSRLDPHWMEYYRMRGMHPSQFPLYANPAAISQMERERLGIPPPHHVSMDPNEHMIRLTREYHAHSHTHLHLPSQQQQEAGFQLPPNVGPYPRPNMLMQREPHSDVLLRMSYADQLQYLQAAEFQRQSLHDQYFRQRPR; encoded by the exons ATGGCGGCCTCCACTCAAGGAGAAATACGAGTGGGTCCCGGCCACCAGGTAAACGATGTCTAT GCAAAACTGCCCGATTATAATCCAATTTCAAGTTTTCCCGTTGATAAAGAAATCGATGAGCGTGAATTAGAAGAACCACGATGGAGTCCTGGAATAGTTGCCGATGGAGATTTAATAATGTTTGTACGTGCAGCACGTTCCATGGCAGCATTTCAAG GCATGTGTGATGGAGGTTTAGAAGATGGTTGTTTAGCAGCAAGTCGTGATGATACTACAATTAATGCACTAGACGTT ttaCATGATTCTGGTTATGATACAGGCACTGCCCTGCAAGCTCTAGTTAAGTGTCCAGTTTCCAAAGGAATTGATAAAAAATGGACAGAAGATGAaactaaaaaatttataaaaggtcTAAGACAATTTGGCAAGAATTTCTTTCGCATTCACAAAGATTTATTACCGCACAAAGAAACCCCCGAGCTTGTTGAATTCTACTATTTGTGGAAAAAGACTCCAGGCGCAAATAATAATCGACCACATCGTCGTCGGCGACAATCATCGTTGCGTCGCAATCGCGTAACACGTGCCAGTAACGCACCACCAACGAAAAAAGAGGACACACCCGAACCTCAAGTACCAATTGAACCAATACCCGTAGCTAAAGAAGAAAATAGCTCGTTAACAGAAGACGAAGCTAGTGAATGTGATAGTGATTCGAGCTTAACAAACAAAAGGGATGAATCACCGTCTAGGATGAGGACACGTAATAAaccacaacaaaataataataaggaaCAAGTGGCAAATGGTAAGAGACCGAAACGAGGTGGAACCGAAACGCCAGAAGTTACCGATACAAACAGTCCCAAAACACCTACCAAAACGGAGAACAATAATAAACGTAAGCAGGCGAAACAGGATACGCCTAACAAGAAAAAGAGGTCCGATACGGACGGAGATATCACCGATGATAGCAAGGAGAAGCGCAAGAGATCGGACAGTCCGGTGGAGAGCATGAATTCGGACAGTCGTCCTGATTCGGTGCTGGATGAGGGTGAGAACACTAACGATACACCTGAACCACCGCAATTGGCTATTGCTCCTCCCAAAGAAGTCGAAGAAAAAGTGGTGGAAGAAAAGGTGATCGTCCCAGTTGCAGAGCTCCAGGTTAAGGTGGAGAAAGAGCTGGAACAAGACGAAGAGACCAACCAACAAGCACCGATTGTAGTTCAACAaccgcagcagcagcagcagcaacagctgCCGCCAGAGAAGCAATGCAGtgatgaaatcgaaaaaatgccACAACCGCCAGAAGATCAGTTGAATGAGAATGATGTTTCACAGGAAATCCCTGTTCAGCTTCCTGTTCTTCCACCTCCGGAAGAAATGGTAAACAATGGTGGCTATGTTCCCAAGGAACAGGAAATGCTCTCTAAGATAGCCAACATGAAGCAGGAGACAAACCTATCATTGCAGCCGGCTGCTATCGGTGTTCCACCCATTCAACCGGTATTAGCACCAGTAGTACCACCACAGCCACCAATGGAGTTCTCGGCTAAAGAAGTCTACATTAAGAAAGAACCCCTGGACGACTCCTCTTCAATGGATGCAACTTGTAATCAAAATAGCAATGAACCACAAGACCTGAAGGTAAAAATCGAGGTCAAGAGCGAAGATGCTAAGCCAAATGTAAATATTTCCCCAGCCGGCATGTCAGTTGGACTGCCACCTCCATCGGCGCTCAATCCTCAAGCTTTGGTCAACGAGATGCCGGAGCACAAATACGACACTCAACAGCCACCGCCACCTTTCGATGGTCACATCAAGTTCAGCAATCCCGGCGGCGAATTAAAATATCCTGGAGATATTGAAATGAAGTACAACGATCAAATCAAGTACAACCCAGCGGGCGAGGTTGTTGCGAAATTCCCTCACGAAATGAAGTATCCACCGCCATGCGAGCCCATGAAGTATGGCCAAGAGTTGCCAGGCAAATACGAGCTCAAATACGGTATGGAGCACGGTGGCTTGCCACCAAAGTCATTCAATGAACCCATCAAAATCCCAGATCTCAAGGCAtatcagcagcagcaacagcatcaACCACCGCCATCGCAGCAGGAAAACCAACAAATGAAGTATCCTCCACTAGGCGGTGTTGATCCGAATCAGCAACAGCAGAACCCCGTTGCTATGCCGAAGCCTCACTATCAGGCTGATGTTCATCCGTTGTCCCGATCTCCTTACGATTCGAGTATAATGCTCAAATACGGTGATCCTATGGGTACTAAGTATGGATTGGGCCCACCACCTGGTCACCAACAGCCACAGGATTTGAAGTATCCTCCGCCGGATGGTGCCCTCAAGTCGGCTTACCATGGGGAGAACCTTATTAAGAGCAGTCCGTTCGGTGATCATCAAGGTGGTGTTAATAAATACCCACCTTCGGAAAGCCCCATTGATGCGTCATCACGGTCGACGCCCAATCAGGATAGTCAGGGAAGCAACAGCAACTCCCAGCAGTCACAACAGTTTCATTCACCACATCCCTCACCCCATATGCCTTCAGCTGTGCCCGCGGGCATGCACCCACAGAACTTGGTTTCACAGCAACATCCTGGTATGCCACCGAACTCGCTGCATCATCCGACACCTACACACCCGGGAATGCTTAGTTCGCTCGCTTCGCAACAGCAGCAacttcagcatcagcatcaactccaacaacaacagctgcaacagcaacatcagcagcagcaacagcaacaacagcagcaacaacaacaacagcaacagcagcaacaacagcagcagcaacaacaacagcagcagcaacaacagcaacaacaacaacaacatcaacagcagcagcaacaacagcagcaacagcaacaacaacagcagcagcagcagtcaCAAAACTCAAACTCCTCGAATATACCAACTTCATCGTCTTCGAGTATGCTGATTCCCCCGTCATCGGCTCCAAATATACTCATGCCGCCGAGTTCATTGCAACACATGCAACCTGGTGGCCCAAGCCATTTGCCACCATTGCACAGACCCCATCAAGATATCCCGCCAAATCTTCATCACCCGGGTATTCCTCTCTCATTGCAGGGTCATGGTGGACATGGTATTCCACCGCCTCCCCAAAGTCATCATCCTTCGTCGATGCAACAGCAGTCGCCAGCGGGGCAACAGCAAGGCGTTAGAACGCCCTCGCCCGCTCAACAACGTCCGATGGAGTCACAAAGTAATTCGAACTCTCAGAACAATAGCAGCCGGGAACAGCAAATGCAACAGCAGCCACCTCATCGAACGTCCCCACTTCCGGGTCTATCGAATCCTCAAGGAATGCTCGGCCATCCGATGCCGCTTCACCCTCACATGCACATGCAAGGTCACCCAGTACACCATGCAGCCCATATGATGGGTGGACCTGGAATGGGTGGTGCCGGTGGACCAGGTGCTCCTCTGTCCCTCATCGGAACAGCTATGAGCGGCCTCAACGACTCCGGAATAAGCAGGCGTACACCACCAGTTGGTGGAATTCCCTCTTCGGTGTCATCCGCTCCCTCTGTACAAACCACAACAACGGTGCCATCATCTGCATTTAGCCGCGCAAGTCCTAGCGTTCAAAACAGTTCAGGACCATCTCAAGGCCCTCCGCAAATGCACTTAAACTCTTCGTCTGGTTCTTCCTCCCATCGACCGTCGTCTCCAGCATCGAGTGGTGGCAGCATAAGTCGCCAATCTCCTCTCCACCCAGTGCCACAGAGTCCTCTCGGTCATCACCCGTCAGCATCAGCTCTTTCGGCTGCCGCGGCAGCTGTGGCTGAACGCGATCGTCATGCTTTGTTGCGCCAACAATCACCGCACATGACTCCGCCACCGGTGTCCAGTGCATCGGCGCTGATGGCCAGTCCCCTTAGCAAAATGTATGGTCCTCAAGGTCAACGTGGTCTCGGAACATCACCTCCTCCGCATCTACGTCCTGGTGCATCACCGCCAGTGATACGACACCCGCAGATGCCACTTCCCCTTCCCCTTATCGGGCCTGGAGCGGCAATGCCCCAGATGGGAGTTCATCCAGGTCAGGCGCCATATCCCCACCACCTGCTTCACCCGTCAATGTTCTATTCGCACCATCACAATCCATTCAACTCACCCTACCCTTACCATCCGTATGGTCCTGGTTTCCCAACGGCCTACATGAAGCCTCCTCCGCCAGCGGGACCTCTCGATCCGGCGGCGGTTATGGCCCACCACCAGGGTATGCCGCAGCAATCGACAGCAACCCGTCCCGAAGAGAATCCACACTCATCGGCGATGGATAAACAGAACATGCAAAACATGCAGAATATGCAGCACAAAATCAAACCACCCACACCAAAGACGCCACAGGGTAGCAACAGTGGCAATAGCGCTAGTTCAACTCCAACAGGTGTTGGAGGACCAGGAGGTCCAGTTGGACCAGGATCAGGTGGAGGCGGCGGTGGCGGCGgaagtggtggtggtggtggaggaGGACCGCCACCACAATCTCAGTACCCAGGTTCACATCCCGCTTATCCGCCACAACAGCATCCAGCGTTCCAGGAGAACTCACCAACGCTCGTTAAGCCGACAAGTCACATGGATGCATTGCGTGCACACGCCCACTCGGCGAGTAGTAGTCTCGGTAGTCATCATTCTACAGAACCTT taccaATTGATATTGAACCTGATCCAGAGCCGGAAATTCCAAGTCCTACGCACAATATACCTCGTGGACCAAGTCCCGAGGCTAAACCCGATGACACCGAATGCCATCGATCACAATCTGCAAT ATTTGTACGGCACATTGATAGAGGAGACTATAACTCCTGCACAAGAACTGATTTGATATTCAAACCGGTAGCCGACTCTAAATTGGCACGCAAGAGGGAAGAACGCGATAGAAAGATTGCCGAAAAGGAAAGAGAACGACGACAG caacaacaacagcagcagcaacaacagcaacaacaagccCAGGCTGCCCAACAAGCTGCTCAACAAGCCAAGCTTAAGGCGGAGTTGAAACCTCCTTATGCTGACACACCTGCTCTTCGACAGCTCTCCGAGTACGCAAGGCCACATGTTGCATTCAG CCCTGTTGAACCGATGGTAGCACCATATCATCACGCAATGGGGCCCATGTATAGTAGAGAGAG GGAACTTGAAGATCTGAAAAACGCACAAGCAGCAGCTGCTGCAAGTCAATCAAGATTGGATCCACACTGGATGGAATATTATAGAATGAG AGGAATGCATCCTTCGCAATTCCCCTTATACGCTAATCCCGCTGCAATATCACAAATGGAAAGGGAACGTCTAGGAATTCCACCACCACACCACGTTAGCATGGATCCAAACGAGCATATG ATACGATTGACCCGAGAATATCATGCACATTCTCATACTCATTTACATTTGCCTTCACAGCAACAACAGGAGGCCGGATTTCAACTGCCAC cgAATGTTGGACCATATCCGAGACCAAATATGCTTATGCAGAGGGAGCCCCATTCGGATGTTTTACTTCGGATGTCGTACGCTGATCAGCTTCAg TATTTACAGGCGGCTGAATTCCAAAGGCAATCTCTCCATGATCAGTATTTCAg